One region of Nitrospinaceae bacterium genomic DNA includes:
- a CDS encoding glucose-1-phosphate thymidylyltransferase: protein MKAVILAGGRASKLVPFAPTRPIPMLRLAGRTLFDNSLDLLQKSGISDIFVVVEHQKEKMIERIGEHLNNGLNLHYIEQGASKGIGNAILKVKNKISPGEYFLLIYGDTVTSANIFSKIQQSFHSFKCPVASICLPPSNQMFGNVFLNAHMKITKIIEKPKGNDLGNYVLSGAYILPESIFKTLESTKGSMEKALKKMVEGEGLMASMWEDEWLDIVYPWEILTANKILMDSWETSSIAKSAVLESNVTIQGTVSIEDDVVVKAGAILEGPCSIGKGSYIGNNSLIRSYTSLGQNCSVGYGVELKNCVVLDNTHIGRLSFIGDSVLGENVDVGAGVMTVNRSIDWKPISVKSGQKNIDTGRAKLGAFVGDNVVIGAGNSIQPGTVIAHDKVLPACYSVKSDK, encoded by the coding sequence ATGAAAGCGGTTATTCTTGCTGGCGGACGAGCTTCCAAACTGGTTCCCTTTGCGCCAACCCGGCCCATCCCCATGTTGCGGCTTGCCGGCAGGACTCTGTTCGACAACTCTCTCGATCTTTTACAAAAATCCGGCATCAGCGATATTTTTGTTGTGGTTGAACATCAGAAGGAAAAAATGATCGAGAGAATCGGTGAGCACCTCAACAATGGGTTGAACCTGCATTACATTGAACAGGGGGCCAGCAAAGGGATCGGCAACGCCATCTTAAAAGTGAAAAATAAAATCTCTCCGGGCGAGTACTTTCTCCTGATTTATGGGGACACGGTCACCTCGGCTAATATTTTCAGCAAGATTCAGCAATCGTTTCATTCCTTCAAATGCCCGGTGGCGTCGATTTGTCTACCGCCTTCAAACCAGATGTTTGGTAACGTGTTTTTGAACGCGCACATGAAAATCACCAAGATCATCGAAAAACCCAAGGGAAACGATCTCGGCAATTACGTTCTTTCAGGCGCCTATATTCTACCGGAGTCTATCTTCAAGACCCTGGAATCCACCAAAGGTTCCATGGAAAAAGCCTTAAAGAAAATGGTGGAAGGCGAGGGCCTGATGGCATCGATGTGGGAAGATGAGTGGCTGGACATTGTTTATCCGTGGGAGATTTTGACGGCCAATAAAATCCTCATGGATTCCTGGGAAACTTCTTCCATTGCCAAATCCGCGGTGCTGGAATCAAATGTGACCATTCAGGGGACCGTGAGCATCGAAGACGATGTGGTCGTCAAGGCAGGGGCGATTCTGGAAGGGCCGTGCTCGATCGGCAAGGGAAGTTATATCGGCAACAATTCCCTGATAAGAAGTTACACCTCTCTTGGGCAGAATTGTTCCGTCGGTTATGGCGTGGAGCTTAAAAATTGCGTCGTTCTCGATAACACACATATCGGACGGTTATCTTTTATTGGCGACAGCGTGCTGGGTGAAAATGTGGATGTGGGCGCCGGGGTCATGACCGTAAACCGCTCCATCGATTGGAAACCCATTTCGGTCAAAAGCGGCCAGAAAAATATAGACACCGGGAGAGCTAAACTGGGAGCTTTCGTTGGCGACAACGTGGTGATTGGGGCGGGCAATTCCATTCAGCCGGGAACGGTGATTGCCCATGACAAAGTCCTGCCGGCCTGCTATTCGGTTAAAAGTGATAAATAA
- a CDS encoding glutamine--fructose-6-phosphate aminotransferase produces the protein MCGISGVVGLNNISDELYQGIRNLEYRGYDSCGVALMNKTSLIIKKNIGGVEEFFRKENVLSISSKIGIAHTRWATHGTVTKNNTHPFTSCDGSFAVVHNGIISNFRPLKDKLIREGHEFESDTDSEVIPHLLEKYYKQTKNLEKTLLKVLNVLEGTFALAFISSKAPGQIYCAKRESPLMLGIGDETKYVGSDFNAFIDQTKNAIIIDDGEYAIISRDSYVIKDSVTGQEIQKNITKIDWDSETSKKGGYPHYMLKEIYEQPQVVTNALEQDTDSLDELAEMVFQSEKTQLVGVGTTFYVASYGNYIFSSLAGEFCPPISSDEFPSLANVDKKSLVIALSQSGETYDTLHALKFARSKGAKTAAIVNVMGSSISRFVDKAILQGSGPEICVISTKAALSQMLILTLVALRVGVKKKVLTKKEFTKSMAALGELPGIIQSILNERSGFIHRIAHKYCKTRHWLYLGRGIYYPIALESALKMKEVAYVHAEGMPGGFLKHGTLAMIDKDIFSIVFIPPREDKKLYEATIHSVDEIRARSGFVLGIHFDERGKNKDLFSEELILPSVPPLIAPLIQMVIGQLFSYFTATSLKRNVDKPRSLAKSVTVG, from the coding sequence ATGTGTGGAATCAGCGGCGTAGTCGGTTTAAACAATATTTCTGATGAGTTGTACCAGGGAATCCGCAATCTGGAATACCGCGGCTATGATTCCTGTGGTGTGGCCTTGATGAACAAGACTTCCTTGATCATCAAGAAAAACATCGGCGGCGTGGAAGAGTTTTTCCGCAAGGAAAATGTTTTATCCATATCCAGTAAAATCGGCATTGCACACACCCGCTGGGCGACCCATGGCACCGTCACCAAAAACAACACCCATCCCTTCACTTCCTGCGACGGCAGCTTTGCTGTAGTGCACAACGGCATCATATCCAATTTCCGCCCATTAAAGGACAAGTTGATCCGCGAGGGCCACGAATTTGAATCCGATACCGATTCGGAAGTGATTCCGCATTTATTGGAAAAATATTACAAGCAAACCAAGAACCTGGAGAAAACCCTTCTCAAGGTTCTCAATGTTTTAGAAGGGACCTTTGCTCTGGCCTTCATTTCTTCCAAGGCTCCCGGTCAGATATATTGCGCCAAACGTGAATCGCCCCTCATGCTCGGAATCGGGGACGAAACCAAGTACGTCGGCTCCGATTTCAATGCCTTCATCGACCAAACCAAAAACGCCATCATCATAGATGACGGAGAATACGCAATCATCTCCCGGGACAGCTATGTGATCAAGGACTCGGTGACCGGGCAGGAGATCCAGAAAAACATCACTAAAATCGACTGGGACAGCGAAACTTCCAAAAAAGGCGGGTATCCCCACTACATGCTCAAGGAGATTTACGAACAGCCGCAGGTAGTGACCAATGCCTTGGAACAGGACACCGATTCGTTAGATGAACTGGCGGAGATGGTTTTTCAAAGTGAGAAGACCCAGCTGGTCGGGGTTGGGACCACCTTTTATGTCGCTTCCTATGGAAATTATATTTTTTCATCATTGGCGGGGGAGTTTTGTCCGCCCATCAGTTCGGACGAGTTCCCATCCCTTGCGAACGTGGATAAAAAAAGTCTGGTGATTGCCTTGTCCCAATCGGGAGAAACGTACGACACCCTGCATGCCCTCAAGTTTGCCAGGTCCAAGGGGGCCAAAACAGCCGCCATCGTCAATGTGATGGGGTCTTCCATTTCCAGGTTCGTCGACAAAGCCATTCTTCAAGGCTCGGGTCCGGAAATTTGTGTGATCAGTACCAAAGCGGCGTTGTCGCAGATGCTGATTTTGACGTTGGTCGCCTTGCGGGTGGGGGTGAAAAAAAAGGTCCTGACCAAAAAGGAATTTACAAAATCCATGGCCGCTTTGGGCGAACTTCCCGGAATCATTCAGAGCATACTCAACGAACGCTCCGGGTTCATTCACCGCATCGCTCACAAATATTGTAAAACCAGACACTGGCTTTATCTCGGGCGCGGCATCTATTACCCGATCGCTTTGGAGTCCGCTTTAAAGATGAAGGAAGTGGCTTATGTTCACGCCGAGGGAATGCCGGGCGGATTTCTCAAACATGGAACCCTGGCGATGATCGATAAGGATATTTTTTCGATCGTCTTCATCCCTCCCAGGGAAGACAAGAAGCTCTATGAAGCCACCATTCACAGTGTCGATGAGATACGCGCCCGTTCGGGATTTGTTCTGGGGATTCATTTCGACGAACGCGGAAAGAACAAGGATCTCTTCAGTGAGGAACTGATTCTACCCAGTGTCCCGCCGTTGATTGCGCCGCTCATCCAAATGGTGATCGGGCAATTATTTTCTTATTTTACCGCCACCAGCCTCAAACGCAATGTGGACAAGCCCCGGTCCCTGGCAAAGTCGGTGACGGTCGGCTGA
- a CDS encoding bifunctional hydroxymethylpyrimidine kinase/phosphomethylpyrimidine kinase, which produces MNTVPTALTIAGSDPSGGAGIQADLKTFAAFKTFGQSVISSLTIQNTLGVQGTFDIPADTVAQQLKALLDDKKPLAVKTGMLGNEAVVECVARQIKRARIKKLVVDPVIRSSSGKTLLSKRGVQALKDNLLPLALVVTPNIKEAEILSGVRIAQPSDRLKAARAILKTGVKSVLITGGHLKGNPEDFFYDGGRPVKLVAERLTREDLHGTGCVFSAAVTAGLALGKPLALVLSEAKEFMRQAILGGVRSGEGQGSVEPLHPLYQNEERWDIFQRVSRAAEVLKEEKIGHLVPEVQSNLGMGLTGAKEHQDVIGFPGRIVKYGQDIVTLSPPQFGGSRHVANIVLTAMRYDPAKRAVMNIKYTPELMKICKRLKFKTATFNRADEPKQVRHKEGSSLEWGTDTAIRKTGFVPDIIYDIGGMGKEEMIRVISEDVESLVDKVLKIHWLSK; this is translated from the coding sequence ATGAATACAGTTCCAACTGCTTTAACCATTGCCGGGTCGGACCCAAGCGGCGGGGCCGGAATACAGGCTGATCTTAAGACCTTTGCCGCGTTTAAAACTTTTGGCCAATCGGTCATCAGCTCTCTCACGATTCAAAATACATTGGGTGTGCAAGGCACGTTCGATATTCCTGCCGACACGGTAGCGCAGCAGTTGAAAGCTTTGCTGGACGATAAAAAACCGCTTGCCGTGAAGACCGGCATGTTGGGAAACGAAGCCGTGGTCGAATGTGTTGCCCGCCAAATCAAACGGGCACGAATCAAAAAACTGGTGGTCGATCCGGTGATTCGCTCATCCAGCGGAAAAACGCTTCTATCCAAACGCGGCGTTCAGGCGCTTAAGGATAACCTTTTACCCCTGGCTTTGGTGGTCACCCCAAATATAAAGGAAGCGGAAATCCTTTCCGGTGTACGAATAGCTCAGCCTTCCGACCGGTTGAAAGCCGCCCGCGCCATTTTAAAAACCGGAGTCAAAAGTGTTTTGATCACCGGCGGGCACCTGAAGGGAAACCCGGAAGACTTTTTTTATGACGGCGGGCGTCCCGTGAAACTTGTTGCCGAACGTTTGACCCGTGAAGATTTGCACGGCACCGGCTGTGTTTTTTCTGCGGCGGTCACAGCCGGGCTGGCACTGGGGAAGCCTTTGGCTCTCGTACTGTCGGAGGCCAAAGAGTTCATGAGGCAGGCGATTTTAGGCGGCGTTCGATCTGGGGAAGGGCAGGGCAGTGTGGAGCCACTCCATCCTCTATATCAAAATGAAGAGCGGTGGGATATTTTTCAACGCGTGTCACGCGCCGCGGAAGTTTTAAAAGAAGAAAAAATCGGCCACCTCGTTCCGGAAGTGCAGTCCAATCTGGGGATGGGGCTGACAGGAGCTAAAGAACATCAGGACGTGATCGGCTTTCCTGGACGAATCGTGAAATACGGACAAGATATCGTGACCCTTTCACCGCCGCAGTTTGGAGGTTCCAGGCATGTCGCCAATATTGTTTTGACTGCCATGCGCTACGATCCCGCCAAGCGCGCCGTGATGAATATCAAGTACACCCCCGAACTCATGAAAATATGCAAGCGGCTTAAGTTCAAGACGGCCACTTTCAACCGTGCGGATGAGCCAAAGCAGGTGAGGCACAAAGAAGGGTCATCGCTTGAATGGGGAACCGACACGGCGATCCGCAAAACCGGATTTGTTCCCGACATCATTTATGACATCGGCGGGATGGGAAAGGAAGAGATGATCCGCGTGATCAGCGAAGACGTGGAATCTCTGGTCGACAAGGTTTTAAAAATTCACTGGCTGAGTAAATAA
- the ppiD gene encoding peptidylprolyl isomerase: MLNLIRQHANSWMIKTILWLIIFAFVGTIFYSWGMGGSTGSRGGVVATVEGIDIQHSEYDKTFNNLVNFYREQFKSQFSEDLVQRLDLKTQALDALIQRKLLLLEADNLNIRVSDEELVDHIQSFPAFQKDKVFNKSFYDNYLKFNRLSHLDFEESQREALTIQKLEKMITSNTLVSNSEVTEAFHSENEAVKLDYLAFSEDQFKDTQPVNEEDLKKFFEKNKTQFEVPDQVRVEYVKVSPKNFENAIEPTEEDLQEYYETKLGDFRVKKKYKASHILFQLEPSQVDEAASEEDRQKASEEAAKTEAEQALKKIREGADFAKTAKDLSDDPSSASNGGSLGEFDRGTMVPEFDDALEKLKIGEISEPVKSPFGYHIIRLDEKQEARTKPLSEVKEEVIKGIKETKSRQKARRIVKRIYKANEKGSDFSQAAADQKVEVKTSDFFSRKKHDISDIGMVPEFFNTAFALADGQVSEPINTFEASFILRIKERKPAFIPELDAIREEVKAAAQKKADQEFTEKKFKALSAKLISGSDLDKIAKEMDMIIRHTPFFSRVDSIPGIGDFQNIKDKAFSLEKGQAASASAFRKHYLFRVQDRKLAGEPTEEQIKTITARLKRQKSTTAFNDWIKNLREKSNVLIDQTLL, encoded by the coding sequence ATGCTCAATCTTATCCGGCAACACGCCAATTCCTGGATGATCAAGACCATTTTATGGCTGATAATCTTTGCCTTTGTCGGCACCATTTTTTACTCATGGGGAATGGGCGGCTCCACCGGCTCGCGTGGAGGAGTGGTTGCCACGGTGGAAGGCATCGACATCCAGCACAGTGAATACGATAAAACCTTCAACAATTTAGTCAATTTTTACCGCGAGCAGTTCAAAAGCCAGTTTTCGGAAGATCTGGTTCAACGGCTGGATCTGAAAACCCAGGCGCTCGATGCGCTCATTCAACGAAAACTCCTGCTCCTTGAAGCTGACAACCTCAACATCCGGGTAAGCGATGAGGAACTGGTCGACCATATTCAAAGCTTTCCAGCCTTTCAGAAAGACAAGGTGTTCAACAAAAGCTTTTACGATAACTATCTCAAATTCAATCGATTGTCTCACCTGGATTTTGAAGAAAGCCAACGGGAAGCGCTGACGATTCAGAAGCTTGAGAAAATGATCACTTCCAACACGCTGGTTTCAAACAGCGAGGTCACCGAAGCATTCCATAGTGAAAACGAAGCGGTCAAACTGGACTACCTTGCTTTTTCAGAAGACCAGTTTAAGGACACTCAACCTGTCAATGAGGAAGACCTGAAGAAATTTTTCGAAAAGAACAAAACGCAATTTGAGGTTCCCGACCAGGTCCGGGTTGAATACGTCAAGGTGAGCCCAAAAAACTTTGAGAACGCAATAGAACCCACCGAAGAAGATCTGCAGGAATATTATGAAACAAAACTCGGCGATTTTCGAGTGAAAAAAAAGTACAAGGCCAGCCACATTCTTTTCCAATTGGAACCTTCCCAAGTTGACGAAGCCGCCAGCGAAGAAGACAGGCAAAAAGCATCCGAGGAAGCGGCCAAAACCGAAGCCGAGCAGGCATTGAAAAAAATCCGCGAAGGCGCGGACTTCGCAAAAACCGCCAAAGATTTATCCGACGACCCTTCTTCGGCCAGCAACGGAGGGAGTCTCGGAGAATTTGACCGCGGCACCATGGTTCCTGAGTTTGATGATGCCTTGGAAAAACTGAAGATAGGAGAAATCAGCGAACCGGTCAAATCCCCCTTTGGCTACCATATTATCCGCCTCGATGAAAAACAGGAAGCCAGAACCAAACCGCTTTCCGAGGTGAAAGAAGAAGTGATTAAGGGAATCAAGGAAACTAAATCGCGGCAAAAGGCGCGCCGCATCGTCAAACGGATTTACAAAGCTAACGAAAAGGGAAGCGATTTTTCCCAGGCCGCGGCCGATCAAAAAGTCGAAGTGAAAACATCGGACTTTTTCAGTCGAAAGAAACACGACATTTCAGATATCGGCATGGTTCCCGAGTTTTTCAACACCGCCTTCGCCCTGGCGGACGGGCAGGTCAGCGAACCGATCAATACGTTTGAAGCTTCTTTTATTCTTAGGATAAAAGAAAGAAAACCGGCCTTCATCCCTGAACTCGACGCGATTCGGGAAGAAGTCAAAGCAGCGGCCCAAAAGAAAGCCGATCAGGAGTTCACTGAGAAAAAATTTAAAGCTCTGTCCGCAAAACTCATCAGTGGGAGCGACCTCGATAAAATCGCCAAGGAAATGGACATGATAATCAGGCACACTCCGTTTTTCAGCCGTGTGGATTCCATTCCCGGCATTGGAGATTTTCAAAATATCAAGGACAAGGCGTTTTCTCTGGAAAAAGGACAGGCGGCCTCCGCCTCGGCTTTCAGAAAACACTACCTGTTCCGGGTTCAGGACCGTAAGCTTGCAGGCGAACCCACCGAGGAACAGATCAAAACCATCACCGCCCGCCTGAAAAGGCAAAAATCTACGACGGCTTTCAATGACTGGATCAAAAACCTGAGGGAAAAATCCAATGTGTTGATCGATCAAACTCTGCTGTAA
- the mreB-1 gene encoding rod shape-determining protein, with amino-acid sequence MFDLFWDLFSNDLAIDLGTANTLVNVRGEGIVLREPSVVALNSQTNEVQAVGMEAKQMLGRAPGSIVAIRPMKDGVIAHFEVTEKMIRHFIQKVHNNRKTLVRPRVVIAVPSGITQVEKRAVRDSAESAGAREVFLIEEPMAAAIGVDLPVQEPTGNMIIDIGGGTTEVAIISMSGIVYSKSIRIAGDEMDEAIVNYIKRKYNLLIGERTAEEVKISIGSAYPMEKRMTMEVKGRDLVAGIPKTLVVSDEEIREALTETFGTIVESVKIALERTPPELAADIVDKGVVVAGGGSLIKGLDILFKEATGLPITLSEDPLSAVALGAGKVLNDPKLLKKVTL; translated from the coding sequence TTGTTCGACTTATTTTGGGATTTATTTTCAAATGATCTGGCAATCGATTTAGGAACAGCCAATACCTTGGTCAACGTTCGGGGCGAAGGAATCGTCTTGCGCGAACCTTCCGTTGTGGCGCTGAACAGCCAAACCAACGAAGTGCAGGCGGTGGGGATGGAAGCGAAACAGATGCTGGGCCGGGCTCCGGGAAGCATTGTTGCGATTCGCCCCATGAAAGACGGGGTCATCGCTCATTTTGAGGTGACGGAAAAAATGATCCGCCACTTCATTCAAAAAGTTCATAATAATCGCAAAACCCTGGTTCGTCCGCGCGTGGTGATTGCCGTGCCTTCGGGAATCACCCAGGTCGAAAAGCGCGCTGTCCGGGATTCCGCGGAATCGGCGGGTGCCCGGGAAGTTTTCTTGATTGAAGAACCCATGGCCGCCGCCATCGGCGTCGATCTTCCCGTTCAGGAGCCGACCGGCAACATGATCATTGACATTGGAGGGGGAACCACTGAGGTGGCCATCATCTCCATGTCCGGAATCGTTTACAGTAAATCCATTCGCATCGCAGGCGATGAGATGGATGAAGCCATTGTCAATTATATAAAACGCAAATACAATCTGTTGATCGGCGAACGCACTGCGGAAGAGGTGAAAATAAGTATCGGTTCCGCTTACCCCATGGAAAAGCGAATGACGATGGAAGTCAAAGGCCGGGACCTGGTCGCCGGCATTCCCAAAACCCTGGTTGTTTCCGATGAAGAAATCCGCGAAGCCCTGACCGAGACCTTTGGCACGATCGTGGAATCGGTTAAAATCGCTTTGGAACGCACGCCCCCCGAACTGGCGGCGGATATTGTGGATAAAGGCGTGGTGGTCGCCGGTGGCGGTTCCTTGATCAAAGGTTTGGACATTTTGTTCAAGGAGGCGACGGGTTTGCCCATCACGTTGTCGGAAGACCCCTTGTCGGCAGTTGCCCTGGGGGCCGGGAAAGTTTTGAACGATCCCAAACTCCTTAAAAAAGTCACTTTGTAG
- a CDS encoding rod shape-determining protein MreC — protein MPRNGIKGKRLITLLSLLLLVSLALMTLNIKREKGPFFFESLVVWVISPFQTFFTQTVSSISNVFDHYFFVVNTSQENEMLREQIDRLSHEKNSLIEKIKEQERVASLIQNEEPEERRLVIAKVIGKDATQWSNVVFINKGTDDGIQENLAVVTNAGVIGHIIQSSGGTSKVLLITDSRSAVDSLFQDSRFTGVIVGTGENVAQMKYVPMNAEVQVGDSVLSSGLGGTFPKGLKIGIVSQVVKKKQGLFQDIKVTPSADFSRMEEVMVLLP, from the coding sequence GTGCCCAGAAATGGAATCAAAGGCAAACGGTTAATCACGCTTCTCTCCTTGCTCCTCCTGGTTTCGCTGGCATTAATGACCCTCAACATCAAGCGTGAAAAAGGCCCGTTCTTTTTCGAATCCCTGGTTGTCTGGGTGATTTCTCCTTTTCAGACGTTTTTTACCCAGACCGTATCTTCCATTTCAAATGTATTCGATCATTATTTTTTTGTGGTGAACACCTCCCAGGAAAATGAGATGCTTCGCGAGCAGATCGATCGACTCTCTCACGAAAAAAACAGCTTGATCGAGAAGATCAAGGAGCAGGAACGGGTCGCCAGTTTAATCCAGAATGAAGAACCCGAGGAAAGAAGGCTGGTGATCGCCAAGGTCATTGGTAAGGATGCGACCCAATGGTCTAATGTGGTTTTTATCAATAAAGGGACGGATGACGGCATCCAGGAAAATCTCGCCGTGGTGACCAACGCCGGAGTCATCGGACACATCATTCAATCTTCGGGAGGCACATCCAAAGTGTTGCTGATCACCGACAGCCGCAGTGCGGTGGACTCTTTGTTTCAAGATTCCCGGTTTACCGGGGTCATCGTGGGAACCGGAGAAAACGTTGCGCAGATGAAGTATGTTCCAATGAATGCCGAAGTCCAGGTTGGCGACTCCGTGCTTTCCTCCGGGCTGGGGGGAACGTTTCCCAAAGGACTGAAAATTGGGATTGTGAGTCAGGTCGTCAAAAAAAAGCAAGGGTTGTTCCAGGATATCAAGGTCACGCCAAGCGCCGACTTTTCCCGCATGGAAGAAGTGATGGTTCTATTGCCTTAA
- a CDS encoding rod shape-determining protein MreD has product MPFLIQFIILLVLFSAQTTILENISIAGVTPDLILIFVVFCGINMHGGRGVGMGFAVGFIQDCLSGGLLGVNTLSKSLIAFIFSALKDKILVEGLLSIFLFIIFASMLDGMIFYLVMVTLFKGEISGSFLFSSVPVYAIYNGCVGPILFYILDLNRRWIHRRFSNPYLRQS; this is encoded by the coding sequence ATGCCTTTTCTAATTCAGTTCATCATTTTATTGGTTCTTTTTTCTGCCCAGACCACAATTCTTGAAAATATTTCGATTGCCGGCGTCACCCCCGATCTGATTTTGATCTTCGTGGTTTTTTGCGGAATCAATATGCACGGAGGCCGGGGCGTGGGAATGGGGTTTGCCGTCGGATTCATCCAGGATTGCCTGTCCGGCGGGCTTCTCGGAGTCAACACGCTTTCCAAAAGCCTGATTGCCTTTATCTTTTCGGCCCTGAAGGATAAAATACTGGTCGAGGGACTGCTTTCCATCTTTTTGTTCATCATATTCGCTTCCATGCTGGACGGAATGATCTTTTATCTCGTCATGGTCACCTTATTCAAGGGCGAAATTTCGGGAAGCTTTCTATTTTCATCGGTGCCGGTTTATGCCATATACAATGGTTGTGTCGGCCCCATTCTGTTTTACATCCTGGATCTCAACAGGAGATGGATTCACCGTAGATTTTCCAACCCCTATTTACGGCAGTCATGA